One segment of Triticum aestivum cultivar Chinese Spring chromosome 2A, IWGSC CS RefSeq v2.1, whole genome shotgun sequence DNA contains the following:
- the LOC123189650 gene encoding ubiquitin-like-conjugating enzyme ATG10, giving the protein MGGSSVCDGTLSLDEFNASAKALVTKWRGIDVDALPDWEWRPCCKMGVPSETEGFVALEGVYRIRAGGQVEESSDDPVPDDGAEHDTLVQSSRDNVHLYDFHIVYSFSYKVPVLYFQGLQAGGQLLTLDEIKKDLPPHSLQLLNKSKWTFITREEHPHLSRPWFTLHPCGTSDWMKLLLHKLGDKDRSLQYLPAWLSVAGQAVGLKIPLKLYCSS; this is encoded by the exons atGGGGGGCTCCTCCGTGTGCGACGGGACTCTGTCTCTCGACGAGTTCAACGCCTCAGCCAAGGCCCTGGTCACCAAGTGGAGGGGGATCGACGTCGACGCTCTTCCCGACTGGGAGTGGAGGCCTTGCTGCAAGATGGGGGTGCCATCTGAG ACAGAGGGGTTCGTAGCTCTTGAAGGAGTGTACCGAATTCGTGCAGGAGGCCAG GTTGAGGAGAGCAGTGACGACCCTGTCCCTGATGATGGTGCAGAGCATGATACCTTG GTTCAGAGCTCTAGGGATAATGTTCATCTTTATGATTTCCATATTGTCTACAGCTTTTCTTACAAGGTTCCGGTGCTATACTTTCAAGGCCTTCAGGCTG GTGGGCAGCTACTAACTTTAGATGAGATAAAAAAGGATCTTCCTCCTCACTCACTTCAGTTGTTAAACAAATCAAAGTGGACATTTATTACTCGAGAG GAGCATCCCCACCTAAGTAGGCCATGGTTCACCCTGCATCCATGTGGAACCAGTGACTGGATGAAGTTGCTTCTTCATAAACTGGGAGATAAGGATCGATCTCTGCAATACTTGCCAGCATGGTTATCTGTGGCCGGTCAGGCAGTAGGATTGAAAATCCCGCTTAAGCTTTATTGCAGTTCATAG
- the LOC123189647 gene encoding la protein 1 yields MATTDAAAAAAPAPAVSLDETKAKNVLRQVEFYFSDSNLPRDGFLRKTVEESEDGLASLALICSFAKMRSHLGLDATVKEDGVPETTVLAVAKVLRCSAALRVSEDGKRVGRANKLLKPDEIIVQIDSRSIAVSPLPHNVKLEDVQSFFAQYGKVNSVRLPKHVSDKRQFCGTALVEFSEEDEANNIMNNKLSFAGADLEIKTKKEFDAEMEAKKEAYEKSHPNTHANKNGHDEGYPKGLILSFKLKRILADGDTEQNGGDKVDNSDDAKKEGASDSSEESGKASEEKAPENTDAKEEKSADAEELKGSDAQSVKKDDKSLSENDKEPVSREDFKEYFAKFGTVRYVDFSKGDISGYLRFEESTAAEKARAFAALADEGGLVMKGHLVTLEPVSGQAEKDYWSGIKGGQGRFNNNNRSNRGGRDWKNNRGGGGRHHGGGKRGGRHSDNHERANKVQKLDSSP; encoded by the exons ATGGCGACcacagacgccgccgccgccgccgccccagcaccCGCGGTTTCCCTCGACGAGACCAAGGCAAAGAATGTCCTCCGCCAG GTGGAGTTCTACTTCAGCGACAGCAACCTCCCCCGCGACGGTTTCCTGCGGAAGACCGTCGAGGAGAGCGAGGATGGAT TGGCGAGCTTGGCTCTCATCTGCTCCTTCGCGAAGATGAGGTCGCACCTTGGCCTAGATGCCACCGTGAAGGAGGACGGCGTGCCAGAGACGACAGTGCTTGCGGTCGCCAAGGTGCTGCGGTGTTCTGCAGCCCTCCGTGTCTCCGAGGACG GGAAGAGAGTTGGGAGAGCAAACAAGTTGTTGAAGCCAGATGAGATTATAGTGCAAATTGACTCAAGGTCAATTGCTGTGTCACCACTTCCTCACAACGTAAAGCTGGAAGATGTTCAATCTTTCTTTGCTCAGTATGGCAAG GTTAACAGCGTAAGGCTACCAAAACATGTTTCTGACAAGAGGCAGTTCTGCGGCACAGCTTTGGTCGAATTTTCGGAAGAAGATGAAGCGAACAATATCATGAATAACAAACTTAGTTTTGCTGGAGCGGATCTGGAAATAAAAACAAA GAAGGAATTTGATGCTGAAATGGAGGCTAAGAAAGAAGCTTATGAGAAGTCGCACCCTAATACACACGCTAATAAGAACGGTCATGACGAAGG ATACCCAAAAGGTCTGATTCTGTCTTTCAAGCTGAAGAGAATTCTAGCTGATGGTGACACAGAACAAAATGGTGGGGACAAAGTTGATAATAGCGATGATGCCAAGAAGGAAGGGGCTTCCGACTCTTCGGAGGAATCGGGGAAAGCTTCTGAAGAGAAGGCCCCTGAGAACACTGATGCCAAGGAAGAGAAGTCAGCTGATGCTGAGGAGTTGAAGGGGTCGGATGCACAATCTGTTAAAAAGGATGATAAAAGCCTTTCAGAAAATGACAAGGAACCAGTTTCAAGGGAGGACTTCAAAGAATATTTTGCCAAATTTGGCACAGTGCGG TACGTGGACTTCAGTAAGGGGGATATTTCAGGATACCTTAGGTTTGAGGAATCGACGGCTGCGGAAAAGGCCCGTGCATTTGCAGCTCTTGCGGATGAAGGTGGTTTGGTTATGAAGGGGCACCTTGTCACTTTGGAACCTGTGTCTG GACAAGCTGAGAAAGATTATTGGAGTGGAATAAAGGGCGGCCAAGGGAGATTCAATAACAATAATAGAAGCAACAGGGGAGGAAG GGACTGGAAGAACAACAGAGGTGGCGGCGGAAGGCACCACGGTGGTGGGAAGCGGGGTGGTCGCCACTCTGACAACCATGAAAGGGCTAACAAAGTCCAAAAGCTCGATTCGTCTCCTTAG
- the LOC123189648 gene encoding la protein 1-like, protein MATTDAAAAVAPAPAVSLDETKAKNVLRLVEFYLGDINLPRDRFLLHHVQESEDGLVSLALICCFRKMKSYLGLDASVKEDSVPETIVLAVAKVLRCSEALRLSEDGKKVGRANELL, encoded by the exons ATGGCGACaacagacgccgccgccgccgtcgccccagcCCCCGCGGTTTCCCTCGACGAGACCAAGGCAAAGAATGTCCTCCGCCTG GTCGAGTTCTACCTCGGAGACATCAACCTCCCCCGCGACCGTTTCCTGCTGCACCACGTCCAGGAGAGTGAGGATGGAT TGGTGAGCTTGGCTCTCATCTGCTGCTTCCGCAAGATGAAGTCGTACCTTGGTCTAGATGCCAGTGTGAAGGAGGACAGCGTGCCTGAGACGATAGTGCTTGCGGTCGCCAAGGTGCTGCGGTGTTCAGAGGCCCTCCGCCTCTCTGAGGACG GAAAGAAAGTTGGGAGAGCTAACGAGCTGCTGTAG
- the LOC123189649 gene encoding 6,7-dimethyl-8-ribityllumazine synthase, chloroplastic — MAASPATSSSAARATSFARLSNAPLRAPRAGAVSFPSPNSARPAALVADARASRLPVVAAAAAGHQRLMGSLTNTEGLRFAVVVARFNEIVTNLLLQGALEAFERYSIKAENVTVVSVPGSFEIPVAAQKLGKSGKYDAILCIGAVIRGDTTHYDAVANSAASGVLNAGLSAGVPCVFGVLTCDDMDQALNRAGGKAGNKGAETAITAIEMASLFRHHLA; from the exons ATGGCGGCCTCACCGGCAACATcgtcctcggccgcgagggccacCTCCTTCGCGCGGCTATCGAACGCGCCCCTGCGCGCTCCCAGAGCCGGCGCCGTCTCGTTCCCGTCTCCCAACTCCG CTCGTCCGGCCGCGCTGGTCGCGGATGCTCGGGCTTCCCGGCTCCCCGTCGTGGCCGCAGCCGCCGCGGGGCACCAGCGGCTGATGGGGTCGCTGACCAACACCGAGGGGCTCAGGTTCGCCGTG GTTGTGGCACGGTTCAATGAGATAGTGACCAACTTGCTTCTGCAGGGGGCTCTAGAGGCATTCGAGCGATACTCTATCAAAGCAGAAAATGTCACT GTAGTTAGTGTTCCTGGCAGCTTTGAAATTCCTGTTGCAGCACAGAAGCTTGGGAAGTCTGGAAAGTATGATGCAATTTTGTGCATTGGGGCTGTG ATTAGAGGTGACACAACCCACTATGATGCTGTTGCAAACTCTGCTGCTTCTGGTGTACTCAATGCTGGATTGTCTGCTG GCGTCCCCTGCGTATTTGGTGTTCTGACCTGTGATGACATGGACCAG GCGCTAAACCGTGCTGGTGGCAAGGCTGGAAACAAAGGTGCTGAGACCGCCATAACTGCT ATCGAGATGGCCTCACTGTTTCGGCATCACTTAGCCTGA